A single region of the Vibrio cyclitrophicus genome encodes:
- a CDS encoding carboxylesterase/lipase family protein: protein MVLVACLSAGLIQSNTLFAHTQNSENSTVAIIESGKLMGSNHDGVTTFYDVPYAQNPFTTDRRFQAPQAYEAWSGILDATKAGQPVPQPSRGKNTTLVGAPGHLTLNIWTPTNAIATNNKASNEKLPVMVWIPGGAFIREDAAELAYDGTNFAKNNVIVVTINYRVGVDGFMHLEGTPDNRGILDQIMALKWVQNNIEDFGGDPSQVTVAGQSAGAESVAILLGTEKVEGLFQKAIMQSPPMAFLTQKEAQKITQSYTEKLNIPATVEGLSSVPFPELVKNVIDMGYTIQDRDKWGMLSWGGTAFLPVVDGDIIVESPMKDLTKASPSIPVIVGSTDQESRLYLVPSGAVNNTKEETKSLLLSDLSLEGWPAGVYSTKDKGKSIGDTFADIQSDFTFRMPALHIAQQLAKNDNKVWHYNFSWMSPAFEGQLGAAHFVDVPFVFNTTDNEQTKTFVGSQPPVELINAMHNQWLTFIKTSKADWSPYNLSERPTMQFDVTSEQVNDPDSSVRKLWKDFEF from the coding sequence ATGGTACTAGTCGCATGCCTCAGTGCAGGTTTAATTCAAAGTAATACACTATTTGCCCACACCCAAAACTCTGAAAACTCAACTGTGGCAATCATTGAGTCTGGTAAACTTATGGGAAGCAACCATGATGGTGTGACCACATTTTATGACGTTCCATATGCGCAAAACCCTTTTACGACAGATCGCCGATTTCAAGCTCCGCAAGCATACGAAGCTTGGAGTGGAATATTAGATGCAACAAAAGCAGGCCAACCCGTTCCACAACCAAGCCGAGGTAAAAACACCACCTTGGTGGGGGCTCCCGGACATCTTACTCTGAACATATGGACACCGACTAACGCCATTGCTACCAACAACAAGGCATCAAATGAAAAGCTGCCTGTCATGGTGTGGATCCCAGGCGGTGCATTTATCCGAGAAGACGCTGCAGAGTTGGCTTATGATGGTACAAACTTTGCGAAGAACAACGTGATCGTTGTAACGATCAATTATCGCGTAGGCGTTGATGGCTTCATGCACCTTGAAGGCACACCGGATAATCGCGGCATTCTTGATCAAATCATGGCTCTTAAATGGGTACAAAATAACATCGAAGATTTTGGTGGAGACCCTAGCCAAGTGACGGTCGCAGGTCAATCAGCCGGGGCTGAAAGTGTTGCCATTTTATTAGGTACCGAAAAAGTCGAAGGCCTATTCCAAAAAGCCATTATGCAAAGCCCCCCAATGGCATTTTTAACCCAAAAAGAAGCTCAGAAAATCACACAAAGCTATACTGAAAAACTGAACATTCCAGCCACCGTTGAAGGTTTATCGTCGGTCCCATTTCCTGAATTAGTTAAGAACGTTATTGATATGGGCTATACCATACAAGATCGTGACAAATGGGGAATGCTGTCGTGGGGAGGCACCGCATTTTTGCCCGTTGTTGATGGCGATATCATTGTCGAGTCTCCAATGAAAGATCTTACCAAAGCATCACCTTCCATTCCGGTCATTGTTGGTAGTACCGATCAAGAATCACGACTCTACTTGGTACCAAGTGGTGCCGTTAACAATACGAAGGAAGAAACGAAGTCACTATTATTGTCAGATTTGTCATTGGAAGGTTGGCCTGCGGGTGTGTATTCAACAAAAGATAAAGGAAAGTCTATTGGAGACACGTTTGCCGACATTCAATCTGATTTTACGTTTAGAATGCCAGCACTGCACATTGCTCAACAGTTAGCTAAAAATGACAACAAAGTTTGGCATTATAACTTTTCTTGGATGTCACCTGCGTTTGAGGGTCAATTAGGAGCCGCACACTTTGTTGACGTACCGTTTGTGTTTAATACCACTGACAACGAACAAACAAAAACATTTGTCGGCTCACAGCCTCCAGTTGAACTTATTAATGCCATGCACAACCAATGGCTAACATTCATCAAGACAAGTAAAGCTGATTGGTCTCCTTACAATTTATCGGAACGACCAACAATGCAATTTGATGTTACATCGGAACAGGTCAATGACCCTGATAGCTCAGTTCGAAAATTGTGGAAAGATTTTGAATTCTAA
- a CDS encoding LysR family transcriptional regulator: protein MDRIVSMEVFVSTVDLGSLTAASEALGMSRSMATRHITALEKSLGVCLLYRSTRSLGITNAGRDLLPFCQNILEQNAQLYSLAQEQHSQPKGRISLVTSISFGQGYLAQAIEQFMLKYPDIKVDLTLSNQSLDLIKHGVDMAIELSNDLPESLIGKKLADCPSVVCASPQYLAEHGAPLSPEDLLDHNCLIHKRIGNDWLFVPKVGSKSAQPINVTVTSNYSVNDSSILLNAAINGKGIACLPLPFIDNEAQAGALTILLADCQVNPVGIWALYPSRQYQPKLHRYLLDFLQEDLSIKHDHMLKIDL, encoded by the coding sequence ATGGATAGAATTGTTTCAATGGAAGTTTTCGTTTCTACTGTCGATCTAGGAAGCCTGACGGCAGCATCTGAGGCTTTAGGAATGTCACGATCCATGGCGACTAGGCATATAACCGCGTTGGAAAAGTCTTTAGGTGTATGTTTACTGTATCGTTCAACAAGAAGCTTAGGTATCACTAACGCGGGTCGTGATTTATTGCCTTTCTGCCAGAATATTTTAGAGCAGAATGCCCAACTATATAGCTTAGCCCAAGAACAGCACTCTCAACCTAAAGGAAGAATTTCACTGGTTACCAGCATTTCGTTTGGTCAGGGTTATCTTGCCCAAGCTATTGAACAATTCATGCTTAAGTACCCTGACATTAAAGTCGATCTCACGCTGTCGAATCAGTCACTGGATTTGATAAAACATGGGGTTGATATGGCTATCGAGTTGAGCAATGACCTGCCCGAATCTTTAATTGGAAAGAAATTGGCTGATTGTCCATCGGTGGTTTGCGCTTCCCCTCAATATCTAGCAGAACATGGGGCTCCTTTATCTCCCGAAGATTTACTCGATCATAATTGCTTGATCCACAAACGAATAGGCAATGATTGGCTGTTTGTTCCTAAGGTCGGCTCTAAATCTGCTCAGCCCATTAATGTGACGGTCACAAGTAACTACTCTGTAAATGATAGTTCCATACTTCTTAATGCAGCTATTAATGGCAAAGGTATAGCGTGTTTACCTCTGCCTTTTATTGACAATGAAGCACAAGCTGGAGCTCTCACTATTTTGCTAGCAGACTGTCAAGTGAACCCTGTTGGCATATGGGCGCTGTATCCCTCAAGACAATACCAGCCTAAGTTACATCGATACTTGTTGGACTTTTTACAAGAAGATTTATCGATTAAACATGATCATATGCTTAAAATTGATCTATGA